In a genomic window of Quercus lobata isolate SW786 chromosome 4, ValleyOak3.0 Primary Assembly, whole genome shotgun sequence:
- the LOC115985604 gene encoding uncharacterized protein LOC115985604 has translation MNWCNLSLSEKEQTGFILPEDHRKGEFVIVAKFLTSRFLQMEAVARTCKQLWWRGNGFRVCNQGNNIVLFVFDNLMEVDKILKSEPWSFDKHLILMQHYSNDVPVTELVFKKVPFWVQVHDLPNSFMTRKVVESLWDVVGEVQKIDGAVDEDGGSFFRVKVVVDTTLPLCRGRSNHFT, from the coding sequence ATGAATTGGTGCAACCTATCGCTATCTGAGAAAGAACAGACGGGATTCATCCTACCAGAAGATCACAGAAAAGGTGAGTTTGTTATTGTGGCAAAATTTTTAACCTCTCGTTTTCTACAAATGGAGGCAGTTGCACGGACTTGTAAACAATTGTGGTGGAGGGGGAATGGATTTAGGGTCTGTAACCAAGGTAACAACATCGTCTTGTTTGTGTTTGACAACTTAATGGAGGTGGACAAGATTCTCAAGAGCGAACCATGGAGTTTTGATAAGCACTTGATCCTCATGCAACATTATTCCAATGATGTTCCGGTCACAGAGCTGGTTTTCAAAAAGGTCCCTTTTTGGGTGCAAGTTCATGACCTTCCCAATAGTTTCATGACAAGGAAAGTGGTCGAGAGTTTATGGGATGTAGTGGGGGAAGTCCAGAAAATAGATGGAGCAGTGGATGAGGACGGCGGTAGTTTCTTTCGTGTCAAGGTGGTGGTTGATACTACACTCCCTTTATGTCGTGGAAGGAGTAACCACTTTACCTAA